A DNA window from Anaerocolumna sp. AGMB13020 contains the following coding sequences:
- a CDS encoding putative glycoside hydrolase, whose translation MRKRDMYIKPGKYRGMRTKRKRRLPGIIILSVTLITAILFLALWQFRIIEPDKFIYSIIDRVKQPNVIAEDVKEDQKSLNEPDDIIKQGKAELDEQAERKKPTTTNIPEQDTVVNKPAGDTAKNQEGSLEDLGNSVQEASVNSQKPLTEDLINKTSEPVRGIYVSGARAGIDEYMQELIALAENTEVNAMVIDIKNDFGEITYKTELPLAVEIGAGTRYIKDIKKLVEQLKEKDIYLIARIVSFKDPLLAKERKDLSLHDKNGVIFKDKSGDSWVNPYKQEVWDYLIAIGKEAAETGFDEIQFDYIRFSTDVGMKNVNYGAEAKDKSRIDIITEFTKYACDNLKPLGVKVSADVYGTIIRSSVDAEIVGQDYAAMAKYLDFICPMIYPSHYAEGSYGIDYPDRRPYDTILAALKESKLVLEAENNNETTEGEEADIKTTTAKVRPWLQDFTASWVKHHTEYGQEEIRAQIKAVYDAGYTEWILWNGSNNYTEAALVKTN comes from the coding sequence ATGAGAAAACGTGATATGTATATAAAACCCGGAAAATACAGGGGTATGAGAACGAAAAGAAAAAGAAGGCTACCAGGAATTATCATACTCTCAGTTACCCTAATAACCGCTATTTTATTTCTTGCCTTGTGGCAGTTTCGAATCATAGAACCCGATAAGTTTATCTACTCAATAATAGACAGAGTGAAACAACCAAATGTTATAGCAGAAGATGTAAAGGAAGATCAGAAGTCTCTAAATGAGCCGGATGATATCATAAAACAAGGTAAAGCAGAGCTTGATGAGCAGGCTGAGAGAAAGAAGCCTACGACCACCAATATACCCGAACAGGATACAGTTGTTAATAAACCGGCTGGGGATACTGCTAAGAACCAGGAGGGATCACTGGAAGACTTAGGAAACAGTGTGCAGGAAGCCTCAGTAAACAGCCAGAAACCTCTGACAGAGGATCTTATCAATAAGACCTCAGAGCCTGTACGCGGCATATATGTTTCCGGTGCAAGAGCCGGAATTGATGAATATATGCAGGAGTTGATAGCTCTGGCGGAAAATACCGAAGTTAATGCCATGGTAATCGACATCAAAAATGATTTTGGTGAAATCACTTATAAGACAGAACTTCCTTTGGCGGTAGAGATTGGAGCTGGAACAAGATATATAAAGGATATAAAGAAACTTGTAGAGCAGTTGAAAGAGAAAGATATTTATCTCATAGCCAGAATAGTATCCTTTAAAGATCCTTTATTGGCAAAAGAAAGAAAAGATTTAAGCTTACATGATAAGAATGGTGTAATATTTAAAGACAAGAGCGGTGACAGCTGGGTAAATCCCTATAAACAGGAGGTATGGGATTATCTTATTGCTATCGGAAAAGAAGCTGCTGAAACGGGTTTTGACGAAATACAATTCGATTATATCCGCTTCTCCACAGATGTAGGGATGAAAAACGTTAATTATGGAGCAGAGGCAAAGGATAAGAGCAGGATTGATATCATTACGGAATTTACCAAATATGCCTGCGATAATCTGAAACCTCTTGGAGTAAAGGTCTCGGCAGATGTGTACGGAACTATTATCAGAAGTTCGGTAGATGCAGAAATTGTGGGACAGGACTATGCAGCTATGGCAAAATATCTGGATTTCATTTGTCCGATGATATATCCTTCTCATTATGCAGAAGGCTCTTACGGAATCGATTATCCGGATAGGAGGCCGTATGATACCATACTGGCAGCATTAAAGGAGTCAAAGCTTGTGCTGGAAGCAGAGAATAATAATGAAACCACTGAAGGAGAAGAAGCTGATATAAAAACAACAACAGCAAAGGTAAGACCCTGGTTGCAGGATTTTACAGCCTCCTGGGTTAAACACCATACAGAATACGGTCAGGAGGAAATAAGAGCACAGATAAAGGCCGTATACGATGCCGGGTATACGGAATGGATTCTTTGGAATGGCAGTAATAATTATACGGAAGCAGCTCTTGTTAAGACGAATTAA
- a CDS encoding helix-turn-helix domain-containing protein — MDFSDRLKFLRQKHKLTQGELAGVIGIKSSAIANYESQRNEPSFSKLIALSNYFKVSCDYMLGVSDNSLRIGYGDFVNETADFIKKYNLLSPAGKEDVLEYVNYLLYKQEQYKQDLNG, encoded by the coding sequence ATGGATTTTAGTGATCGGTTAAAATTTTTAAGACAAAAGCATAAGCTGACGCAAGGGGAATTGGCTGGTGTTATTGGAATCAAATCAAGCGCAATTGCTAATTATGAATCACAGAGGAATGAGCCCTCTTTTAGCAAGCTGATAGCTTTATCCAATTATTTTAAGGTATCATGTGACTATATGCTTGGAGTTTCCGATAATTCACTTCGCATAGGTTATGGAGATTTTGTTAATGAAACTGCGGACTTTATCAAGAAATATAACTTGCTGTCTCCAGCAGGAAAAGAAGATGTCCTGGAATATGTTAATTATCTTTTGTACAAACAAGAGCAATATAAACAGGATTTGAATGGATAA